Proteins from a genomic interval of Lolium perenne isolate Kyuss_39 chromosome 1, Kyuss_2.0, whole genome shotgun sequence:
- the LOC127312204 gene encoding protein NRT1/ PTR FAMILY 8.3, with protein MDAESGETPLLFHQHNPNQVQVSSSSNRPFNWKAPAIILAFEFLESIAYAGIALNLIVYLGTVLHGTTASNAATVDTWNGTTFLTPVLGAFLADTYWGKYKTVGISIIFYLTGMLVITASTIIPSLQPAACEGTSCPPATGFQYFVLFAALYLISVGTGGVKSALLPLGADQYDDSDVEQSKQKQAFFSWFFMAINIGVFFSGTVVVWVQQNVAWSLGFAISSVCLIVATVAFFVGTPIYRVHLPTGSPLKSLVAVFVASFKKRKVEVPADTTILFEGDDANLTNAGQNKLAHTDGFRCLDKAAVVVGEQEIKDSNLGRPWLLCTVTQVEEVKILVRMLPIWLTSVFYAASMCQTATTFIQQGMAMDTKIGSFSVPAASMNSASVIFMLIWVVFQDSIVIPIARRYTGNVAGLTQLQRMGVGRFLAVPALAAAALVEMWRLRSVRDGHNLSIAWQVPQFMLIACSDVFCGIAQLEFFYSEAPTSMRSLCSAFSFLAMSLGYYLNSMIISAIAVLSKSKGGQGWLPANLNDGHLDYYFWLWAGIGAVNFVVYTAFAKNYTVKKVGPRA; from the exons CATTTGAATTCTTGGAGAGCATTGCCTACGCTGGTATTGCCCTCAACTTGATCGTATATCTCGGAACGGTCCTTCATGGAACTACTGCTTCAAACGCCGCAACTGTTGATACATGGAACGGCACCACATTCCTTACACCCGTTCTTGGAGCCTTTCTCGCTGATACGTACTGGGGAAAGTACAAGACCGTCGGTATCTCCATAATATTCTATCTTACT GGGATGCTCGTCATTACTGCCTCGACAATTATTCCTTCTTTACAACCCGCGGCATGTGAAGGAACTTCATGCCCTCCTGCCACAGGGTTTCAGTATTTTGTCTTGTTTGCAGCACTATACCTTATTTCTGTTGGGACTGGAGGTGTTAAATCAGCTTTGCTTCCCCTCGGAGCAGATCAATATGATGATTCAGACGTTGAACAGAGTAAACAGAAGCAAGCTTTCTTTAGTTGGTTTTTCATGGCCATTAACATTGGAGTCTTCTTCTCGGGGACTGTTGTCGTATGGGTACAGCAAAATGTTGCTTGGTCTCTTGGATTTGCCATCTCATCAGTGTGCCTCATTGTTGCCACAGTTGCCTTCTTCGTAGGAACACCAATATACAGGGTTCATCTTCCTACTGGAAGCCCACTGAAAAGTCTTGTAGCGGTATTTGTCGCATCATTTAAGAAGAGAAAAGTGGAGGTTCCTGCTGATACCACAATATTGTTTGAAGGAGATGATGCAAACTTAACGAATGCAGGACAAAACAAATTGGCACATACTGATGGATTCAG GTGCTTAGACAAGGCTGCTGTAGTTGTAGGTGAGCAAGAGATAAAGGATAGTAATTTGGGGCGCCCATGGCTACTATGTACTGTTACTCAGGTGGAGGAAGTGAAGATTCTTGTTCGGATGCTTCCAATATGGCTCACCAGTGTGTTCTATGCAGCTTCGATGTGCCAAACAGCTACCACTTTTATCCAACAAGGGATGGCAATGGACACCAAGATTGGATCATTCTCTGTCCCTGCTGCGTCCATGAACTCTGCTTCAGTGATCTTCATGCTGATCTGGGTTGTGTTCCAGGACAGTATTGTGATCCCAATAGCTAGACGGTACACTGGAAATGTTGCAGGGCTTACGCAGCTGCAGCGGATGGGCGTCGGCCGGTTTCTAGCTGTTCCGGCATTGGCTGCGGCTGCACTGGTTGAAATGTGGAGACTGCGCAGCGTCAGGGATGGCCACAATCTAAGCATAGCATGGCAAGTCCCTCAGTTTATGCTCATTGCCTGCTCCGATGTGTTTTGCGGCATAGCTCAGCTCGAGTTCTTCTACTCGGAGGCCCCCACGTCGATGAGGAGCTTGTGCTCGGCATTCTCGTTCCTCGCAATGTCGCTTGGTTACTACCTGAACTCGATGATCATCTCGGCCATCGCTGTTCTATCGAAGAGCAAGGGCGGGCAGGGCTGGCTTCCTGCCAATCTGAACGACGGCCATCTCGACTACTACTTCTGGCTGTGGGCGGGAATCGGCGCGGTGAACTTTGTCGTGTACACGGCGTTCGCGAAGAATTACACGGTGAAGAAAGTCGGGCCACGGGCTTAA